The genomic window CGGCCACTTCAATGCAATAACGCAATAAGAACGTTCCGTTTGCATTGAACGTCTCCGACGATTATTCCGCTAATTGCGAGTGAATATACGATTACAATCGTGCGGCGCTTTTGCCCGTTTCTCGATCCGATGACCCATTGAACGGCAGGCCGGCAACCCCTTTCCGTCTGCTGAAGGTGGTTTTGAAAGAAGGGTTAAAAGGGGTTAGCGGAAGGTTCACACAATGAAATATACCGGATTTAGCGGTGAAATTCACCTGTGAAAGGTTGAGAAAGGATCCCTCATCGTTCGGGGGCCAAAATCCGATCACAAAACGAATCAGACCGATGCACGTGCGTTTTGTACTCCGCGTCAAGTGCATATTAATTCACACAGGTGGGTCGATTGTTATCTCAAGCCGATAAGATCTATCGATCGAAatctcaattatttttcaaacagtcgGTAATTATAATGATTCTTTGATTTTATGCGTAGGAAATAACTTGAAAGTTTTATTCAagttagaaaaaattgttactagcgaaaaataaaattgaagataatttattaattatctcATTACTTCTGTGCTGTGTAAAAAGTGATTTCCACAATTTCATCAGTTAATTAAAGAGAGTGTTGATAGTTGTTTGAAATTATCTTATACAATATAAtgcgaaataaattgattgtatAACTTATATAAGCGTGAAAgttgtacgaaataattttgtaaaatctaTATTACACTGTTattgattgaaagaaattatttactACTTTTTATAAACTctaatgataaaatttcttcgcCTCGTGCTAAGATTTATAGATTCCGATTGAAACGAAATAACGTTTATTAAGTTGTAAAAGATCAAGACAATCGCGGTAAATTAACTTATTTATTATAAGCGTACAGCGCAAGTGCGCAATTTATATACCTTGCAAAATTAGTGTATgaagtagattgaaaattcgtAACTGCGAGTTTCACGTATAATGTACGTACATTCCACctagggttaaaaaaaaaaaaagaaaaaaaaaacaaaaccagcAAATATTATGTCCGTCTTTTCTCAAcctttttacgtttttttttcttctttttttttttctttttctttttcaaccaTCGCAACCCTTGGCCAAGAAAAAGGGGAAACTTTTTCTCCGTGTATTCGTAGGGATTGAATGCGTCCTTTCGTCGTAACAACCGGCGTTTCAAGTTCAACGATTCATTTATAcggtgattttttctttctttttttttttcttttttcttttcggtCGGTTCAATTTTCGCGAACACTGCAGGTTTACACGTGCATACCTACATTTATCCGCGTAGCAGGCTTAGGCGTAGATGCGTAAAGTGCATGTGTGTAAatgcaacgaatgaaaaatagcgagaaaaagagagagcgagcgagagagatagagatagagaaagaTTCTTCGCATTGTGGATCCTTGACCCTTTTCGAAAACCTCATCGGAGGTCCGAGGGTCGATTCGTCTCTGCGCCCATCTTTGTGCGGGTTGAAAAACAGGAGAGCAAAAGGGAAAAGTAAAGGAAAAAGGGAAAACCGGTGCAAACCCTACGGTGACGGTAAGATATGCATCTAGGCGTTTGAATGGTCCctctacacacacacacacacacatatgtatgaGGGAGAGAGAAACCATGTATGGAATTATATACACCTATGTCGCAGAAAGAATTCCAGGCAagattttcgtgattttgaataatatgtATTGCATCCCTTTCGGTCCGCTGCCGCATTTATGGATGGATGTGTACAGACGTTGGAACCCTTAAAAGGATCAACGAATTGTCCGGGCTCCTTGCATCGGCGAACCCGGATGGCTCTCTCCTTTTCAACATTTCTATGCCACGGTGAAAGCGAGGGTGGAAGGGTGGGAGGCGACCTTTGCGTCGATAATCCTCCTCAACCCCCCCCGGCTATTGCGGTATTCAAAGGATTCTCCcgtctctccttctctctctttttctccctttcctttctctctctctttctcttcctctcttaTTCTCccttcacattttttttttttttttttattccaccaCTGAGGCTCACCCTTTTCGCTCCCTGCACGTGCATTATTATCCGCACCTCCACGCATTTGGTTTACCGTAAAATATACAGGAATACATGTATagatacatacattttttccacGTCTTGATACCTACGCCAAACCAGATCGGGCGTAAAGGTTTTTCGCCCACGGGATTTACCCGGATAAACGTTACTTTTACCCCGAAAAAATACGGGGAGAAGAATCGAAAATATACAGATACGATCTAAACTCTGTACAACCCAtacatttccttttttcttttttttttttgtcgttggtttttgttgttatttctttttttttctcgttttttctcggttagattatacaattatacgaCATGTGTGTTAAACGatcaaaataattatgtaatgcAAAATTTTGGCgaacagattttttctttgcgTATCAGTCGTATCgaagttgttttttctttttttttttctacattctGAGCGCGATTTTGTACCCAcctttttttctgctttttaCCAAGTATTTATAtcgtaaatattattttcatatgaaaatttgtatgtCTGGGTTTTGAGAAAAGCGGGgaaagttaatttttaatactcATATATTGGCACTGTAAAGAATACGACTTTTGATTCGATGCGGAATCGAAGTTTGTACAAtgatattgataaattttttttgacgaacaatttttatacgaatCAAGTGTTTATAGCATCCAAGTTAATAGAATCGAGattagagagagagacaactgtgaattcaaatgaattgaTTTCTGTCGTTTATAACTGTTTAtcttttaaaatatttttttaataatcttaTCATCTCCATCCGATGTACAGATCGACACCCGATGCTAGAcgtctatttttatttatgtttgtTGACATGTAAGACGAACTTTCTAAATTATAACCATTTAagcatttttcatcaacttgtCCCGCTTTCCTCCAAACGTTTTCCCAGTTCTTATTGCCTGATCGACCCCAGAAAATCATACAACGCGTGTTGTTCAACACATGTAttgacaataaaatttttcttaccttGATAAGTGATGGGAACAGACTTATCGTCTCAACACTGCACTCACctaaaacgaaaataaaacggAATTTAGAAACAGAAAAGGGAGAAGGTAAAAGaaggtgaaataataataataagcgaGATGCAGTGCGTgttataattgtaaaattgagCAGTGAAATATCAACGAGAAAGATAAGGAAATGAGAATTTTCCATTTATCAACGAATATGAACGTATATCCATCAATCATGCGGCATTGCAAAAGAAAATCGAGACGACATTGTATCACGTATACATTCCAAGCATGGCAAAGCCAGAGAAGGATAATTAATTAGTGTAATAACCTGATTCGCTTATTACTTTCATTATACGTACAACGATCGTTGCAGAAAGCTGATATAATGAGTAATGAGTACATGAGAAAAGGAAACATGCGTGTTGCAAGTAGTACAGGATATTACAGATTATGTCGACGATGAAAGAGAATGAATAAACGACCTTtcaaacgaatgaatgaatgaatgaatgaatgaatgaatgaacggtaataaaaaaaatatatatatatatatatgtatgtatataaataggCGAGTGTTATGTACAACGCGAGCAAGAATGATAATGACAGAAGTGTAATTTCCGATCAAATTATACAGCCGAACACGAAGAAcggtgatgaaaataattaagacCAAAAGgtggtgtaaaaaatatttaataagcAGAAAAAGGCACCTGTGTGTACGTGTATGATGAAACCAGCCATAGCGGTAAATTAACCCTTTTTGTGgttgtgtgtgcgtgtgcgtgtggcTGCGTATAATCCAAAGCTAAAGGGGGAAAAATAGAAGAGGGAAGTAAAATCGAGCGGGAGAAACAGACGCGATaagcagagagagagagagagacagagatagaaaaagCGGAATTAAAATAGGGAAAATAGAAAACCGAGACGCGAGATGtgaagatgaaattcaaatcacgTAGATCTTTATCCGAAGATGGTAACCCggctctatatatatatatatatatatatatatatactcgacCGAAACGGATCGAGGTAAAAATCGAGAAGAAGTTGTAGCATgtaagagaacaaaaaaaaaacagaaaatgaaaaacgaggaGTCGAGAATTCGGTAGTCGAGATCCTATTTTTCGCCCGGGGCTTCGCGCGCACTTTTATTATCCTACGCGCGTGCAGTGGGAAGAAAAGAACACGCATCGCGCATCGCATCATTCCGAATCTCGCCCAAGGGATAATATTATACGCTTTGGAATAAGAATTATCACTGTTCCTTTTTTTGCTAAGCCAGCGGAACCGGTAATCAAACGGGGGACCGacataagagaaaaaaaaaaaaaaaacaaatcgtcGCAAGTGTAACTCCTCCACCGATTTTGGGCGATTTTATTGCGTGGAGGTTTTCCAAGACCATGTTTGTACACTCGAAACTCACGTGCAGGTCGCTTTTCACGATTAATTATCGTGACGAACACGGGTGACTTGAACCGATCTCGATACTCGGCTTGATCGCTGATACGCGTGCATCATCTATAATGCAAGGACGTCGAATTTCTATGAGAAGAACGTACAGTCTGGTCGAAAATccgttgaaacaaaatataaaaacatgAGAAAATGAAGATCCAAAAAACGTGAGTGAAACTGCAGGTCAAATTGAAGCTGATTGAAGCTGATTgaagaaaagtaattttgattcgtgaaatcgatttttgtttactgaatttcgaGTGTTATTTCTAACCTTGTTATTTTTAACAACATCAATGAAATTACGTTActttactattttttcattcaataattCAAGGGGCTCTATTCACTTCTGCGATTTCTAAGAGATCGGTTAAAAATCGGTTGAAATGGACTGaaataacgatgaaaaattggtcGAAATCGCAAATCAAACTATGTGTGAAGCTATTCGTAAAAGATCGGTTGAAAATCGGTTGAAATCGGTTGAAATAATGATAGAAATTGGTCTAAATCGCAAATCAAGCTATACGTGAAGCGATTCGTGAGGGACCGGTTGAAGATCGGTTGAAATCggtaaaaataacgataaaaattgttcgaaatcgcTGAATAtcttcgaaatttgaatcatttaaaattgtttgaGATCTTGCGATCAACATCCTCGAACCATTGCTTCGCCACGTTCCGGTTTCAACACTTTTTGCCCCGACTGTACGTCCCATGCATCCTTAACGGCGCGTAACCAAATCTCCGGGCCCGAATCGGGGAGGGGAGGGACGGTTAACCCGCGCAGCGTATCTCTCGATCTCCGGATCGGTCATTACGCGAGGAAGAGAGATACGAGGAGCGGGAGAATCGGGCGAGCCCGGGACCAACTCGAAAGTGCACCTGCCGGTGACGTCATCCCGGGACTTCTTTTTCGGTTTTGTACCTGTCGCCTTCGCCCGAGGAATCGAGGAGAAAAGCAAAGGCAATAAGGGGCCTCTCTAGTTTTCGTCAAGGCTTGAGCCGTAACAGAGTTCGAATTACCGATCACAGATTTCACTCCAGCCCCATTCGCATTGATCTCCACATTTTCTTCCTCATCTTGATTCGCTCCGTTTCACCGAAATTCGACGTAACGACGATCAAATCAGATGGTATAAAAACTGATCGTTAATTGGAGTTCTCCTGAGACATTGAACTTAAAAAtactataaaaattcaatcccAAGTAAATATTGATCGAAAACAATTCCGTGCATTGCGGTAATTAGGTTTGTATTGCATACTCTTAACTTTCGTTCGTTTTCACatgtttctcttttctctcacACATTTATTCGTCTATAATTTATAACAACTTTGGAACGCGAAAAAAGGCATGCGAAATTCGAGGCAGTCAGGTGCCCGTAAATGTTTTATGAATCGGGACATCTAATACCCGGGCAGCTATGATTTCAAACGTAATTTTATCCAGGTTACTGGAAACCAAAGCTGTACTGACCCAGTTTAGAATAACGGCTTTGTTCCCTGCAAGACGAGGCGACAAAGAGACATGTGCTCGCGAATTTCCgggaaagatgaaaaaagttaTATTCCAAAATCCGACCGAgactccttttctttttttagcAGATCTGTGTCGATAAGTGTTTATTCTCTTAAAAATTATCCATAAAAATAAAGCAAAAGCAACGAGATCTGTTTCAGtgaattcgtaaaaaaaaaaaaaacaaaaaaaactttcctagcaaaagaggaaaaaaaaaaaaaataaagattggCCGTCTTGGAAAGAAAACGAACGAGTCCGATTTGTGTTAATGTTCAACGAacttaaaattatttgaaatgaaaGGTTGATATGTCAAAGCATTAGTTTCTAGCGGTTTAATAACAATCATCGCAAAGCCTACGAGTATCAATTAATTTGACGAACACGACTACTACCTCGTGACAAAATAAGCAGTAGGAATTGATTTCGAACTCACCAGGAtcgttgaattgaaatttgcgAACCCGCAGCTGTGGGGAGAAGTGCAAATTCACCTGTTACTGCACCTAGGCGGTGCAGTTTATGAagttaaggaaaaaaaaccggaGCCCGGAGGCTGGCAGGGTGATTTACCTGAGTGCAGGGGCCCGAACCTTTTGCGGGCCCACGGACCCCCAGCATAATGCGAGCCGACAGGTTCCCGCAGACGGTCATGCCAAAATGCACCCTGCGCAGGATATGCACCGCTTGTAAATATTTACGGGCCGGTTAGCCGGGCCCAAATTTATATTCCGGATTACTTCTCGTAGCGCATTTTAATGCAGTTCAGACGGACAAACACGGCAGCTAAAGGATTCGGAAGCCGATTACCTTTTCTTTTTGCAGTATCACAAATTCGATTCTGCAATATTTCGGACGTTGAGTAAGACAGATTAAATCCTTTTCGATATGCTCGCATCTTTCGACGATTCAATTTCTCGACTTCGACTTGAGCCACGTGTACCAACTGTACAAATAACAAGCCGTGTGAGTGTCAATCAGAAACTTCATCACGCGTGATAAATAAACGTGTTTACCGAACCGTAAAACagttcgataaattttcaactttcaaatcAAGAATATATGATCTCATCGATCGATGTGTTATACTAAATACGACGACGAAGagaatattattatcgtttctCACTATCGGTTTTAACGATCTTCGAACACatgttaataaataattcccAACCAATGTATGACAATCGAAGAACATCCGgacgtgaaaaaatatccCTCGTTACACCtgctttttaatttttcaacgacgTTACGTTTCAAGGACCGAGTGTCTGGTAATTTAAAACGTTTGTCACGTTCTAATatcaagtataaaaataaataaatcgttgaaAACCGTATCGATCGGCGGTAAAATGACAACCGCCTGAATCTCAGTGGTGAAGAAATAATCGATCCTTGAGATCGCAAGCGTTCGTAAAACCCAACCTAAAACTAACCTCGGGCAAACCTCGGAGGCTTGGACAGGTTcttaaaaactgttttttttttccccgcagGAGTCGGTCGGGTTGGGGACGCGGCCGTGACGTGggataatttcaataaaaagataattaccgctgagtgaaaaaaaactgtcgacCTTTTTTACGATCCTCGGCGTCGCGTCGCGGCAAAGAAAAGAGTATCGAAAACTAAGCGGCAGTGCATAATGTACCGAGCAATTCgcaaaaatagtaattttcgAACAATAAAGTCTGccaaatattaaaatttccgTCCAAAACTTGCTCAAAGTCGTATCGGAGGCATGAATTGAGTAATTGAAGAGATCAGAGTTGGAATTGAGGAGAGCGGAACTTTTATAAAAGCGTATGAATGGTACAGTGGCCATAAATGGTGCATTCGCCTTATGTTAAACATGGAAAGTTTCGAAGATAAAAATTGTGGGCATCGGTAGATGGAGAAAGGTCGGTTTGACCCTCGGCCAAAGCGAAGGAAGAGggcttctccttctcctcctcatcctcctcctcctccttctacTCTTCTTGCACAGCGAAGTGGTCCCTGACCTGCCTGAACCTTACTGGAACAGGGAGTGAAAAGAACTAAAATATCTCCGGAGGCTAATTACGAGAGGTTGGACCTAAGGCGCAAACCACCCGAGCGCATGACCGAGATTAATTATTCTCGAAGAGCTCTTCTCTGATGGTGCAGAGAGCGACAAGTCTGCTCGGGTCTGCCAAAGTGATCCGAGTACTGGCAACTTCACGGAATATGAAAGGCGGTCAAGCATGGGGCTTGAAGAAAACAACGCGGAACTGAACCGAGCGGGAATTCACTTGGGGATCAAGTCGATCACTTGGATTCATCGGTAACGTTGACATTCGAGTGATTGTACCAAGTCATTTCCATTGATCTTCACGGATTAGACAGAATCACAGGGACTCGTGACGAACCGTTGGAAATCACTCGTTACACTGGAAGAGTGAACGCAAGCACTTGACAAGGTAGAAGTCCATGTAAACTACTCAGCATCGATTAAGACCATTTATCGATCGCTGAACGACTTGCGCCGTTTGATTCCAAGCGATTGTCAGTGATTTCCACTAAGATCGAACGATTCTTCTTGGTTTCAAAGAACACGCGTAAAGTCAATTCGCAATGTAATTTCCAACGGTCGAAGGAACGTCCCCTCGAATCGTATCGAGAAAACACCCCAAAGAAAGTCCAGCCCTCGACCTGTTTCGACAGGTCTCTTTCTTCGGCCGTAGGGGGAAAGCGTGTCGAGACTCGCAGCAAGGGATCTTCCTCCACCATCTTCGTGTAAGCCATCAGCTCCCGGGTGAATTTTCTCCTGATTTAGTCGGGGGTGGGGCGAACGGGGTGGCGAGTCTCTGCCAGGGTGGACTTGAGCGAAGAACGCGGGGGGAGCCGAGGACGACGGCAGATGGTCGACGTGGACCCTGGGAAGCTCGGAACACGGAGAGTTCCCACAGCCAAGGCGCACCTGCCTCCCCCACCAGCTACCCCGTGACGTCACAGGGCTCTATATAACCGGCGGGGTGGCTGGACCAGAGCACATTCGCTGACAAGCCTCAGACGAGACGAGACTAGCTACGAAAATTCggtataacaaaaaaaaaaaaaaaaaacgcgctgCGAATTAAAACGACATCGCAACTTTACGTACACAGTAGTAAACGCTCTGAAGTGTGACGGTATATAGAGACACGGTGTGCGagagtatacatatatatatccaacaacaacaacgacgacaAAGAAAATGGCGGCAACAACGATCAACAGCCACGTGTTCGAGTGCGATAACGAGCTGAACGACAATCTGTACAACATCAAGTTGTCGACCAGCAATAAGCAGACCTCAAGTGCTCGACGAGTAAAGAAGATCCTGAAGCCGCTTTTGAGACTGCTCAAGAAGTCCGGAGGCGGTAAGAAGAGCGCCAAATCGCTCAAGGGACAGCAGAGGGCTCAGCCTCAGGTGGAGGTCTTCACCGAGGAGGTAGACAACCAGAACAATGCCAACGAGGCACTGGAACAGCGGCTTCTAGCCGGCCTGGAAGAAGCCGAGGAGGGAGCAGCCATCACCGTTTGCCTCGATGGTCAGATGACCGTCGTTCCCGTGGTACCCGGACAGTGTTACGTTCCCGTTCACTTCGCCCACACCCACGCCGGCGACTTCTACTGGACGACGATCTCCCTCGCCGACAGTGACCTCTGCTACAAGGAACGAGCCTTCTCCCAGAACCAGCAGCCCGAGATGCAGGTCGCCTAAGTGCGATGGGTTCCATGGGTTTAAGCTCCGGTTCAAGTTCCAGTTTCGCGGAAAGCTAAAAAAGGAGACTCATCCCGACCTCGACATTGATTAAAAACGAGGTGCAACCGGGATGCgggaagaaagaagagagaagagtaaaaacgagagagagagagagagagagagagagaaagagaaagactTTATTTAGACGTaagataattatttcaaactgtGATTAGTAGTTTAAACGATTATTGTTACGATTACTGTTCGTATTCGAGTTACTTGTTACTTGTATGTCTATCTGATATTTGCTCAATTGAAAGAGAGGAGAACCGTTTTGCGGGATTCGATTATTGGGCACGATCTCGTACAGCATGTTTTGCAAAACAACTGTCGAGATTTGTGATATACAAATTccttcaaaatttgaatatttttttttttttcttcatttttcatggTACAACACACGTATACGGTTAAAGTATTCCTTTCATGCGATTAGTgcgattattttttgtataatcTTGTTTCTGCATGACGACAATTTCATTCGCACCTGTGATATTCGTACCTAAACACTTGACTTTTAgagttataattatttagcTTTAAGTTTCACTATTGTTGTAATATTGTAACatgcgcgcacacacacacacacacacacacacacacacacacacacacacacacacacacacacacacacacacacacacacacacacgcacgcacgcacgcacgcacgcacgcacgcacgcacgcacgcacgcataTTGTGATATCGGCTTTAAAATCCTGTAGAAGGAATAATTCGATTGATCGACCATTCAGTCGCcacattttataattaaatctaaatattaagattatattatatcaaatCATATCGTCTTCCAATTTTATCGTATTACAACCacaagtggaaaaaaaaaataaattatactattattttctcaaaaaatattatttttctacttatttatttaccatCCAAGTATCTTTTTTATAACATATACCCAATTTCCTTTGAAATAAATTGCCATTAGAAATTAATTAtagattataatttcaaaagtatatttataataaaagcgataattgaattcaattgaCTAGTTAGTGATCTAAAAATCACTCAATCAATCATTCGTATATcactatttataaaaaaaattccaacagTGCAGTTCACCTgcaattttgaagaaaaatttattccccCCGAGGTTTTTAAAATAGTTAAGTGACTAGCCTAGGCTGACCATATTTTACAAAGAATCTTCGGCCGTTGCGACGATTCTTTCACAATGTGGAACCGGTCGAAGAGTAGAAACGATAAAGAATAGAAGAAAACCTCGAGATCCTTTCAGCCCCTCGCTCGTATATTTGCTCAAGGTTTTTAGGTCCGAAGggtcttgaaaaatttcagcgtCAAAATCCACCGGCTAAAGTATAGTCCAGATTCCAGAGTCTGCCTCGTTTCTTCGCTTCTATCTATGATGAAACcatcggaaattttttcttatgacgtataatttttgaaactttcaaGCCTcgaaaataggaaaaatatatagaataaCCAATCACTGCACTGGTTACGGGTTATTAATAGGcgtataattattgtaatacaCCGATCGATCATGAACCAAGTTTCaatgaattgtaaaaataaagtatGTAAATCGGTGCCAATTAACTCGTCCTTTCAAGGTTCGAGATAATTGCACTTGAGAGCTGAAATTATGCAGGGTGGAGAAAAACGCCGCTGCTACGGTGTCCGGGGGAAAAGGGAAAAGGGAAAAGGGAAAACAAGCAAACTGTGTGCGGCCGACGGTGACCTTCGGACATGTGGATCCCATATGGGGATCTGGGAATGGTATGTGGGACAAGAGCACATGTGCTTTTAcgcggggagggggggggggagcgaATGAAGAGGATTGAATGCGCGTGATTTGGGGGAGGGTGGACGGGGTTGagaggaagggaaaaaaatgcaGGAAGAATTGTGTACCCCAACTGGCAAAATAACGCAGGAGATACGTGACAATGGACAACTGGAAGCACTGGAAGAGTGTGGTTCATAGATTATTGGTCATGCATTTGCCCGTATAATGCATTGAATGCTTTTGCAACCCCGAGCTGCTGCAGCATCCGTTTAAATGAAATAACACAGACTGCAGATCGTATTCTTTTAGGGAGTGAATATTCAAGGGGTGAATTTTCCGCCATGGGTTTTAATACAGTCGCTTAGGTTATTATACCGACAATTGAAACGGCGACGTGCGCAAAATCGCATAACGTTATTCAATGttattctttattcaatttgaaaattaacgagtcataaaatatatatatatatcaccTAATTGTTTGAcgattaataattttacatcaCCAAATTTCCAACatacaattgaaaaaattcactcatttcatcatttttcaaataaattatacgtatatgtgtaagattttcttttcaaaacgcgcttcaaaaaatcgtttctacTTTTAATATATATCTTAAAAACTTGGAAGACGTTTAGTCCAATTTGTCGTgcgtttgaaattattttttacacgacGAATGCTTGACGAGAATTTTCCCGCGTTTCAAGGA from Neodiprion lecontei isolate iyNeoLeco1 chromosome 1, iyNeoLeco1.1, whole genome shotgun sequence includes these protein-coding regions:
- the LOC107227681 gene encoding enhancer of split malpha protein-like, giving the protein MAATTINSHVFECDNELNDNLYNIKLSTSNKQTSSARRVKKILKPLLRLLKKSGGGKKSAKSLKGQQRAQPQVEVFTEEVDNQNNANEALEQRLLAGLEEAEEGAAITVCLDGQMTVVPVVPGQCYVPVHFAHTHAGDFYWTTISLADSDLCYKERAFSQNQQPEMQVA